One window from the genome of Streptomyces sp. NBC_00287 encodes:
- a CDS encoding FAD-dependent oxidoreductase: MGREKTVLVVGGGTSGNAMTVLLRRAGIAVDLVEAKPDWNVRGSGITLQGNALRVLREIGVWDEVRAHGFCFDSLGLTAPDGTVLHISEDIRTGGDDLPATLGMQRPVLQRILTDAVRAGGAQVRLGTTAEILTQDDTGVTVRLSDGTEGRYDLVVAADGLNSTTRAAIGIDDKPAPTGMAIWRVPAPRPDGVERADLAHGGPCYIAGYTPTSKDTVYAFLVEANRDRATIPPESYAGEMRRLAEGYGGAWDEIRESITDPAQVNYTWFDRLLVEGSWHRGRVVLVGDAAHCCPPTMAQGAAMSLEDAWVLAQLLTGGADWDEDLLRSYYERRIDRVRTVVEASVQIGQWQLDGVRGDVPGLMGATMAVLKELP; the protein is encoded by the coding sequence ATGGGAAGAGAGAAAACCGTCCTGGTCGTCGGAGGCGGTACGTCCGGCAACGCCATGACCGTACTGCTGCGCCGGGCCGGCATCGCCGTGGACCTCGTCGAGGCCAAGCCGGACTGGAACGTACGCGGCTCCGGCATCACCCTCCAGGGCAACGCCCTGCGCGTCCTGCGTGAGATCGGCGTCTGGGACGAGGTCCGCGCCCACGGCTTCTGCTTCGACTCCCTGGGCCTGACCGCACCCGACGGCACCGTGCTGCACATCAGCGAGGACATCCGCACCGGGGGCGACGACCTGCCGGCCACCCTCGGCATGCAGCGCCCGGTCCTCCAGCGCATCCTTACCGATGCCGTCCGGGCCGGCGGCGCCCAGGTCCGCCTCGGCACCACCGCCGAGATCCTCACCCAGGACGACACGGGCGTCACCGTCCGCCTCAGCGACGGCACCGAGGGCCGCTACGACCTCGTCGTCGCCGCCGACGGCCTGAACTCCACGACCCGCGCCGCCATCGGCATCGACGACAAGCCGGCCCCGACGGGCATGGCGATCTGGCGGGTCCCGGCACCCCGTCCTGACGGAGTGGAGCGCGCCGACCTCGCCCATGGCGGGCCCTGCTACATCGCGGGCTACACCCCCACCAGCAAGGACACCGTCTACGCCTTCCTCGTCGAGGCCAACCGCGACCGCGCCACGATCCCGCCCGAGTCGTACGCGGGGGAGATGCGCCGACTCGCCGAGGGCTACGGCGGAGCCTGGGACGAGATCCGCGAGTCGATCACCGACCCCGCGCAGGTCAACTACACCTGGTTCGACCGGCTGCTCGTCGAAGGCTCCTGGCACCGGGGCCGGGTCGTCCTCGTCGGCGACGCCGCCCACTGCTGTCCGCCCACGATGGCCCAGGGCGCGGCGATGTCCCTGGAGGACGCCTGGGTGCTGGCCCAGCTGCTCACTGGCGGCGCGGACTGGGACGAGGACCTCCTCAGGAGCTACTACGAGCGGCGCATCGACCGGGTCCGTACGGTCGTCGAGGCATCCGTGCAGATCGGGCAGTGGCAGCTCGACGGCGTACGCGGGGACGTGCCCGGGCTGATGGGCGCCACCATGGCCGTACTCAAGGAACTGCCGTGA
- a CDS encoding fumarylacetoacetate hydrolase family protein: MPVKPAAPSASFSGPFALGTFSARDQAPFPGLVTPEGRVLDLRTPLGDPVLTTRRICERWAELLPRLHELAHDEARDWQPLDGLRVHAPVEPRQVFQSGANYRQHVIDLEVAHRAPDDPRTVEEARAEIAAIMDRRAAEDLPYVFIGLPSALTGPYDDVVLPEWAEQPDWELELAAVIAKPAYRVSAEEALDHVAGYTIANDLTDRATVFRRDMKAIGTDWLRSKNAPGFTPLGPWIVPAGSIADPADLRVTLKLNGETMQDESTKDMIFGVARMVSYASQTAQLLPGDLVLTGSPAGNGMHWGRLLRDGDVMDGAITGLGAQRTRCVGESE; this comes from the coding sequence ATGCCCGTGAAACCCGCCGCCCCTTCCGCGTCCTTCTCCGGACCCTTCGCCCTCGGCACTTTTTCCGCGCGTGACCAGGCCCCCTTCCCCGGCCTTGTGACCCCCGAGGGACGCGTGCTCGACCTTCGTACGCCACTCGGCGACCCCGTCCTGACGACCCGGCGGATATGCGAGCGCTGGGCGGAGTTGCTGCCCCGGCTGCACGAGCTGGCACATGACGAGGCCCGCGACTGGCAGCCCCTGGACGGCCTGCGCGTCCATGCCCCCGTCGAGCCCCGCCAGGTCTTCCAGTCCGGCGCCAATTACCGGCAGCACGTGATCGACCTGGAGGTCGCCCACCGCGCGCCCGACGATCCGCGCACGGTGGAGGAGGCCCGGGCCGAGATCGCCGCGATCATGGACCGGCGGGCCGCCGAGGACCTGCCGTACGTCTTCATCGGCCTGCCGAGCGCCCTCACGGGCCCCTATGACGATGTCGTCCTGCCCGAGTGGGCCGAACAGCCCGACTGGGAGCTGGAGTTGGCGGCGGTCATCGCCAAGCCCGCCTACCGGGTCTCCGCCGAGGAGGCTCTGGATCACGTCGCCGGGTACACCATCGCCAACGACCTCACCGACCGCGCCACCGTCTTCCGCCGGGACATGAAGGCCATCGGCACCGACTGGCTGCGCAGCAAGAACGCGCCCGGCTTCACCCCGCTCGGCCCGTGGATCGTCCCGGCCGGATCGATCGCGGACCCCGCGGACCTGCGCGTCACGCTGAAGCTGAACGGCGAGACCATGCAGGACGAGTCCACCAAGGACATGATCTTCGGCGTCGCGCGGATGGTGTCGTACGCCTCGCAGACGGCCCAACTGCTCCCCGGCGACCTGGTGTTGACGGGCAGCCCGGCAGGCAACGGCATGCACTGGGGGCGGCTGCTGCGCGACGGCGATGTCATGGACGGCGCCATCACCGGGCTCGGCGCCCAGCGCACACGCTGCGTGGGGGAGAGCGAGTGA
- a CDS encoding cyclase family protein, which produces MNRRDPEGAIAEAAKACSNWGRWGEDDVLGTLNFLDEAKRREGAALVRRGVSFSLAQRFDMNGPQKGWRRRTNPVHTMLDTGTDAALGNQGFPHGFGGADDVVAMPLQCSTQWDGLGHIFDHGKAWNGRDAARTVTSGGDLVTGIEHMAPYVAGRGVLLDVGQVSGVQGELPDGFAITEEHLTAAAEAHGVTVGRGDIVVVRTGRLARARREGWGDYAGGDSPGLSFTTADWLHRTEIAAVATDTWGFEVRPNEFDGAFQPLHQVAIPNMGLLIGEMWDLDALAEDCADDGVYEFWLTAAPLPVTGAVGSPVNPIAVK; this is translated from the coding sequence GTGAACCGCCGCGACCCCGAGGGCGCCATCGCCGAGGCCGCCAAGGCGTGCTCCAACTGGGGGCGTTGGGGCGAGGACGACGTCCTCGGCACCCTGAACTTCCTCGACGAGGCCAAGCGGCGCGAGGGTGCCGCGCTGGTCCGGCGGGGCGTGAGCTTCTCGCTGGCGCAGCGGTTCGACATGAACGGGCCGCAGAAGGGCTGGCGGCGTCGCACCAACCCCGTGCACACCATGCTGGACACCGGCACCGACGCGGCCCTCGGCAACCAGGGCTTCCCGCACGGGTTCGGCGGCGCCGACGACGTGGTCGCCATGCCGCTGCAGTGCTCCACCCAGTGGGACGGCCTCGGGCACATCTTCGACCACGGCAAGGCCTGGAACGGGCGGGACGCGGCACGCACCGTCACCTCCGGCGGCGACCTCGTCACCGGCATCGAGCACATGGCGCCGTACGTCGCCGGGCGCGGTGTCCTCCTGGACGTGGGTCAAGTCAGCGGCGTCCAGGGTGAATTGCCCGACGGCTTCGCCATCACCGAGGAGCACCTCACCGCGGCCGCCGAGGCGCACGGAGTCACCGTGGGCCGCGGCGACATCGTCGTCGTACGCACCGGGCGGCTGGCCCGCGCCCGACGCGAGGGCTGGGGCGATTACGCGGGCGGCGACTCGCCGGGCCTGTCCTTCACCACGGCCGACTGGCTGCACCGCACCGAGATCGCGGCCGTCGCCACCGACACCTGGGGATTCGAGGTGCGGCCCAATGAGTTCGACGGCGCCTTCCAGCCGCTGCACCAGGTCGCCATCCCCAACATGGGCCTGCTCATCGGGGAGATGTGGGACCTCGACGCGCTCGCTGAGGACTGCGCCGACGACGGCGTGTACGAGTTCTGGCTCACCGCCGCGCCCCTGCCCGTCACCGGAGCCGTCGGCTCACCCGTCAACCCGATCGCCGTCAAGTGA